A window of Juglans regia cultivar Chandler chromosome 7, Walnut 2.0, whole genome shotgun sequence contains these coding sequences:
- the LOC108995336 gene encoding F-box protein At5g07610-like, whose protein sequence is MDRGRGLNKITANKNSKIYMDLEDIMREHTLPFLPAKSLFRFKGVCRDWKLQISTPFFAHNQSNSFHNCSGFFCQSFSNPPSFISLDQNSYGVPDPSLLFLPEPVYIRSSCNGLLCCQGRTHDKAYYICNPVTKQWKKLPKPNADHGSNPALVLIFEPSILNFVAEYKLICAFSSADFEGAYEFEIYNSTEGSWRIFGEIYFGAEEHKPKSGVHVNGIIYWLFDSGGIVLFDLTMQRSQRFHHGDINGCLGVMNGKLSLVTVCNETLTVSVLSNTYTNTMAMNSRVKAWDTKLSVNINNRLELSGFGPAYDRRPVLYASGDLIVIRGERGLYSFNTKTQEFGGLRGKADHDDRYVVFIGYVNSLVDI, encoded by the coding sequence ATGGATCGAGGAAGGGGACTGAATAAGATCACTGCAAACAAAAACAGCAAGATATATATGGACCTCGAAGACATAATGAGGGAGCACACCCTTCCCTTTCTTCCTGCTAAATCACTTTTCAGGTTCAAAGGGGTTTGCAGGGACTGGAAGCTCCAGATCTCAACTCCTTTCTTTGCCCACAATCAGTCAAATAGTTTCCACAATTGCTCAGGCTTCTTTTGccaatctttttcaaatccgCCTTCATTTATTTCCCTTGACCAGAATTCATATGGTGTTCCAGACCCTTCTTTATTGTTTTTGCCTGAACCGGTTTACATCAGGAGTTCTTGCAATGGCCTCCTGTGCTGCCAGGGTCGCACTCATGACAAAGCCTACTACATCTGCAATCCTGTCACCAAGCAGTGGAAGAAACTCCCAAAACCCAATGCTGATCATGGGTCTAACCCTGCCCTTGTACTCATATTTGAACCTTCTATACTCAACTTTGTTGCTGAGTACAAGCTCATTTGTGCCTTTTCATCTGCTGATTTTGAAGGTGCTTATGAATTCGAGATTTATAACTCTACAGAAGGATCTTGGAGAATTTTTGGTGAGATATACTTTGGTGCTGAAGAGCATAAGCCTAAATCTGGCGTCCATGTGAATGGAATTATTTACTGGCTTTTCGACAGTGGTGGGATTGTTCTTTTTGATCTCACCATGCAGCGGTCACAACGCTTTCATCATGGTGATATTAATGGTTGCTTGGGTGTAATGAACGGGAAGCTTAGTTTGGTTACTGTTTGTAACGAGACTCTAACTGTGAGTGTGTTGTCCAATACCTACACAAACACAATGGCGATGAACAGCAGAGTTAAGGCTTGGGATACAAAACTTAGTGTCAATATCAATAACAGATTGGAGCTAAGTGGTTTTGGTCCCGCATACGATCGGAGACCTGTGCTCTATGCCAGTGGGGATTTGATTGTAATTCGAGGTGAGAGAGGACTTTATTCATTTAACACGAAGACTCAAGAATTTGGAGGGTTAAGGGGAAaagctgatcatgatgatcGTTATGTAGTATTCATTGGTTATGTGAATAGTCTTGTTGATATCTAG